The Natrinema caseinilyticum genomic sequence CTCCGGTTACCTCTCGGATGCCGAGAGAATTTTCGAACAGGAGTATTCCGACGACAACCGCGACAACGAAGTACAGTGCCGAAATCGTCGTGACCGTTCCGACCCGTCCCTGTGCGATACCCGAATAAAACGCGATCGCACCGATTCCAGCGAATATCCCGCTAACCAGGGCCCATCCGACGCCTTCGCCCGTTATCGCCACGTCGTCGTGAGCGATCGAGAGGTATCCGATCGCGACCAGTATACTCGCCACGTACGAGAGGATCATCGCTACTGTCGGATTCACCGTCTCCGTCGCCAGTTTCGCTATTGCAGTCCACATGCCCCAAGAGATCATCGCGATCAACGCGAACACTATGGGTGAGGATGTCACGAGAGTACTTTTCATCAACTCGCTTATGAAGGTGTTGGTGCGGTGAGTAACTTTATATACTTCCTTCTCACCAGT encodes the following:
- a CDS encoding EamA family transporter; its protein translation is MKSTLVTSSPIVFALIAMISWGMWTAIAKLATETVNPTVAMILSYVASILVAIGYLSIAHDDVAITGEGVGWALVSGIFAGIGAIAFYSGIAQGRVGTVTTISALYFVVAVVVGILLFENSLGIREVTGVAFAVVSVVLLAG